CACCCGGCAGCCGAACCGCTTGGCCGTATAGGCGTGGCCGAGCTCATGCAGGAGCTTGGCGAAGACCAGCGCGACCATGAAGCCGGCGACCCCCTCCATCGAGAAGGTATCGACCAGGGTGGTGACGAAATGCTCCCACTGGCGCGAGGTCTCGAACAGCCCGACCGCCAGCGCCAGCAGCGTCAGCATCATGAAGCTCCGGGAGAACAGCGGTTCCACCCACGGCAGCGTGCGCGCCAGCCAGCGGTCGGGGCGCCAGAGCGGGACGCGGAAGAACAGGTAATGGTGCAGCAGCCACCGGCCGGGCCTCGCCCTGCGCTTTTCAGCCTGCTGGCGGAGCCGGGCCGTCTGTTGCGGGCGGTCGCTGCGGACCAGTTCATTCTCCAGCAGGAAGCGTTCGACGGCCTTCACGTCCTCCAGCTCGGCCTGAAGGGGGGTGCCTTCGTTCAGGGAGGCGAGGATGGCGCCGGGTTCGCCCAGCGTCCACCGGCACAGGATCTCGAAGCTCGGCCAGTCGATGCTGAAGAAGACGTTGCGGACGGGATCATGCAGCGACCAGGTCGGCGCCCCGTCCGCCGTCCGCGGGCCGGAATAGAGGACGAGCTCGTCACGCAGGTGGGGCAGCACGGATCACACGCCCAGCCAGGCGCGCGCATCGGCGAGCGGACGGCGCAGGACCCAATAGACCAGCGGAACCTTCTCCCCCTCCAGCTTGGCGGTGCCCTTCAGGCCGGTGCGGGCGGCGGCCTGAGCCTGCGCCAGCGTCGCCCGGACGCGGTAGGCATAGGTGCCGTCCGGCCGCCGCGCCGCCTCATGCGCCACGGAGCGCAGATGCGCGGATACCGGCGAGAGCGGGTCGGCGTTCAGGTAGACCGTCACCGGCGCCCCTTGCTCCAGATCGACGGCATTGGCCGGCGACAGCCAGGCCTCCACCTCGACCTCCCCCTCCACGGCGACCACCATGACCCGCTCGCCGGTCACGACCGGCCGGCCGATCCATTCGGCCGGGTCGTCGAACAGAACGACGCCGTCGCGCGGCGCCGCCATGATGCTGCGGCCGTCGAGCTTGCGCAGATACTCGACCTCCAGCTCCTTTTCCGCGACCTGACCCCGCAGGACGGCGAGCTGCGCCTTGCTCGCCTCGTCGAACAGGGCCTGCTGCGCGCGCTGCCGGTATTCGGCCCTGACGGTCTCCAGCGTCTTCTCGGCGACCAGCAGCTTGTTGCCGATGGTGGTGCGGTCGAATTCGAACAGGGGCTCGTCGGCGCGGACCCGCTGGTTGGGGACGACCGTCAGATGGTCGATGACCCCGTCGAGCGGCGAGCGGACGATGAAGGGATCGAGGGGCACGATCTCCGCCGGGGCGAGGACGGTCAGCCGGACCGGCACGACCGCCAGGACGGCCAGCGCCGCCAGGACCAGAAGCGGCGGCGACAGGCGCCGGCGCCCTCCACCCCCCAGCAGCGCCTTCAGGCGCCCCAGCCGCGAGCCCTGGCGGAGCGCATAGGCCGCCGCCCACATCTCCGCCCATTCCGCCAGCAGCGCCGCTTCCGGCCCGGTCCAGGGATCGTCCCGCGCCAGCAGCAGCGCGCCGCCGGGGAAGGACGGTCCCACCGCCGGCAGGGGCAGCCACAGGGCCTCCGACGGCAGCCAGTCCCCCCACTCCGCCACGTCCCGCTGCCGCAGGTCGTCCGCCTGCAGAAGCCGCGGCGCGGCCGCGGACCCTGTCTCCTCCAGGTGGCGGCAGACGCCCCCCAGCCATTGCACGTACGGCGCGTTGGCCTCGACGGAGACGACGCCGGACAGCGCGGCGATCCCGCCGCCCTTGATCCACAGGGCGGCCTGCCGGTACGGCGCGAGCCCATGCGTCTCGTTGACCAGGACGAACCGCAGCTCGGCCTGATCCTGCGCCTGCCGCGCCCGCCGCCCGAGATGCAGCAGGCTTGCCAGCACATGCGCGTCCATCGTCGTCTCGGTGCCCTGTGTCATGGCCCCTCAATCCGTCCTTCGGTCCGCCAACCGGCCCGTCATCCGACGGAGCCGCTCGATTTCGCCGCCTTGGCGAGCGCCAGGCCGCGCGCCTGCAGGACCAGCCTGTCGCGCTCCCCCTTCCAGGCCAGGATGCCGCCGGACCGGAGCTGCGCGCCGAGCCCGTCCTTGCCCGGCAGCTGGGCCTGGCGCTCGCCCTGCCCGCTCAGGCGGATGCGGACCATCGTCTCCGCCTGGCGGCCCGCCTCGTCGCGGGCGACCACGCGGATCATCAGGTCGCCCTTGTAGCCGGCCGGGGAGTGCCGCTGAACTCGCCCTTCTTGGCGTCGAAGACCAGCCAGCCGGGCAGCTTCGAGCCGTCCTCCATGACCGCCGACAGCTCCACCCGGGCGGACCTGTCGGTGTGGATGAAGGTGTCGGTGGGCAGCACATAGCGCAGCGTCTGGACGCCGGCCGGCATCAGCACGTCGGGCAGCGGCTTGTCGACCCGCAGCTCGTGCTGCAGGCCCCGCCCGGACAGGCCGTCGAAGCGGGTGGGAAGGACGGCATCGCTGAAGGGGCTGTAGGGGGTCAGGGCCGGCTCGACCAGCGGCGCGAAGCCGGGGGACGGAACCGACGGGGCGACCACCGGCACGGACACCTCCACCGGCACCGCGGCGGGCGCCGCGGCCGGCGCCGGCGCCTGCTCCACGGCGGGCGGCCGGGGGACGTCTCTGTCGGCGATGACGTCGTTGTCGACGATGGCGATCGTCGCGGTGACGCCCGCGACCGACAGCGTGACGGTCTCCGCCTGCTCCACCAGGGCGTCGTCCACCGTCGCGACGGCCACGGTGAAGCGGGTCACGCCGGCCGGCACGGTGACCTTGCCGGTTGCCGCGTCGTAGGTCACGCCGTTGCTGAAGACGAGGCCTGTGGCGAAGTCCGGGCCGGGCGTGGCCGTGACGCCGGTCAGCGTCAGCGGATAGCTCTCCGCCGTGCTGCTCGACGTGGTGAGGGCCACGGTGATCACCGCCTGCTGCCCCTCGGTCACCGCGATGTCGGAGGTGGTGCCCCGGCATCGCCGACGCGGCTGACCGAGACCGCGTCGTTGTCGAGGATGGTCCCGCTGCCGGTGGTTCCCCGACCGCCAGGGAGAAGGCCTCCGTCGGTTCCTTGATGGGATCGTCGGTCGTCGGCACGGTGACCGTGAAGCGGGTGACGCCCGCCGGGACGCTGATCCGGCCGGTTGCCGCGTCATAGGTGACGCCGTTGCTGAAGGTGAGCGCGTCGGTGAAGTCGCTTCCCTGCGTGGCGGTGCCGCCGGACAGCGCCAGTGCGTAGGTCTCCGCCGTGCTGCTGGGGTTGCTGAGGCTGACGGTGAAGACGGCGGCCTGCCCCTCCGTCACCATGACGCCGGAGGTGGTGCCGCCGGCATCGCCGACGCGGCTGACCGAAACCACGTCATTGTCGAGGATCGTGCCGGTGGCGATCACTCCGCCCACGCTGAGCGAGAAGCCCTCGGTCGGCTCCTTCACAGGATCGTCCAAGGTCGGAACCGTGACCGTGAAGTCCGTCACCCCCGCCGGAACGGTGACGAGGCCGGTCGTCGCGTCGTAGGTCACGCCGTTGCTGAAGGCCAGCGTCGCGGTGTAGTCGGCCCCCAGGGCCGCGGTACCATCCATGAGCACAAGCGGATAGCTGTCGGCACTGGCGCTCGGACCGCTGAGAGCGACGGCGAAGACGGCAGCCTGTCCCTCCGTCACCGTGACGCCGGAGGTGGTGCCACCGGCATCGCCGACGCGGCTGACCGAAACCACGTCGTTGTCGAGAATGGTACCGGTCCCGGTCGCCCCACCGACCGTCAGGGTGAAGGCTTCCGCCGGCTCCCTGATGTGATCGTCGGTCGTCGGCACGGTGACGGTGAAGCCCGTCACCCCCGCCGGGACGGTGACGAGGCCGGTTGCCACGTCATAGGTGACGCCGTTGCTGAAGGTGAGCGCGTCGGTGAAGTCACTTCCCTGCGTGGCGGTGCCGCCGAACAGCGCCAGCGCATAGGTCTCCGCCGTGCTGCTGGAGGTGCTGAGTCTGACCGTGAAGACGGCGGCCTGCCCTTCCGTCACCGTCACGCTGGATGCCGTGCCCGCGCCATCGCCGACGCGGCTGACCGAAACCGCGTCGTTGTCGAGGATCGTACCGGTGGCGGCGACCCCTCCGATGGTCAGCGAGAAGCCCTCGGCCGGCTCCTTCACGGGATCGTCCACCGTCGGGACGGACATGGTGAAGCTGGCGACACCGGCCGGAACGGTGACGAGGCCGGTGATGGCGTTGTAGGTGACGCCGTTGCTGAAGGTGACCTGATCGGTGAAGTCGGTCCCGAACGTCGCCGTCCCACCGCTCAGCGTCAGCGCATAGGTCTCGCTGCGGACGGTCGTCCGGGACAGGGTGACGGTATAGTCCGCCGACTGGCCTTCCGTGACGGTGACGGGGCTGCCGACCTGGGTCACGGTGGCGGATCGGTCGTCGTCGAGCCCCGTGCTGGTCGTACGGTAAGGGCCGCTCGCCATGTCGTGGATCACGCCGGTCCCGTCGTCCCGGATCGTGGCAGTCCCCTCCGCCGCCGTCGCCCGACCCGACAGGGTGGCCCTCAGCAGGAAGGTCTCGGCCCCCTCGTAAGCGGTGTCCTGCTCCTGCCGGATGTCGGCCCGCACATAGAGCCTGCCGGCGGCGTCGAAGGTCGGCAGGGCGGCGTTCGGATCGTAGTCGACCCAGTCAAGCCCGTCCCAGATCCTCAGCATCTGCGCCGTGTCGATCGTCGCGGTCTGGTTGATCAGCGACAGCGTCACCGTCTGTCCCGAATTGCCGGTCAGGGTGAAGACGACATGGTCGGACGCCTCGTTCACCACCGGGCTGTCGACGGAGAGCAGGCGGTCGTCGTCGAGCTGCGCCGGATAGCCGATGTCGCCGGCCGTGTTGCGCGTTCCGGTCCGGTTGCCGGGGAGATAGACGTCGCCGGTTCCATCGTCGTAGATCGACGCGGTGCCATAGACGGTGGTGCCCGAGCTCATCCTGGTGACCGCCAGCGCGAAGGCCTCCTGGCCTTCGAAGATGCCGTCGTTCACGATGGCGGTGCGCACCAGGAGCGAGCCGCCGGCCATGGCGAGGTCGCTGCCGGCGGTGTAGTCGACCCAGTTGGTGCCGTCGAAATACTGCAGCGCGGGCACGACATCGGCCGGGGTCCTGGCCGTCCCCTCGACCAGGGAGAGACGCAGAACCTGCCCCGCCTGTCCCGACACCGTGAACACGGCATAGGGCGAGGCCTCGTTGACGGCGATGTTGTTCACCGTGACGGCGCGGTCGTCGTCGAGGTAGGCCGGGTAGCCGGCCCCCGAGCTGTCGCGGGCGAAGCCGGTGTTGCCCGGCAGGAAGATGTCGCCGGTCGCGTCGTCGGCGATGCCACCGGTGCCGCTGAACGTCCGGCCCGCCTTGTTGGCGGCAACCAGATCGACCGTCTCGACCCCTTCATAGAGGCCGTCGCCGACCACCGCGGAGCGGACGAGCAGCGCGCCGCCGGCCGGGATGGCGACGGGGCTGCCGGTGTAGGCGGTCCAGGCCGTACCGTCGAAATACTCCAGGTTCGGCAGCAGGTCGGTGCCGATGGCGGCGTGGCCGTTGCCGGCTCCGGTGGCCGCGAGCGCCAGCGTCACCTTCTGCCCGGCGGCACCGTCCACCCTGAAGACGAGGTAGGGCGAGGCCTCGTTGACCGTCGTGCCGGTGACTGTCAGCGAACGGTCGTCGGGAGAGACGGTGATGCCGACCGTCGACTGGGCGACCAGCCCGCCGGCGTCGGTCGTCCGGACCCGCAGCAGGTCGCTGCCGTCGAACTCCGCCGCTCCCTGGTAGGACAGGGTCAGGAGGGCCGCGTTCAGTTGGGAGGCCGTGCCGGTCAGGGTGACGGCGGCACTGCCGTTCGTTCCGGACTGGATCGTCGCGCTGCCCGGATTGAGGATGGTGAGCGCGCCGCTCTGCACCGAGAGCTGCACCGTCAGGGTGGCGTCGTCCATGTCGGCAACGGTGATGGCCGGCAGGGCGACGCTCGCCCCCTCCGCCACCGTCGCGGAGGCGGAGGCCGGGCTGCTGGTGGGAGCGTCGTTGGCGCCGTGGATCGCGATGGTCAGCAGGGCGGCTCGGGAAACACCCGCCGCATCATGCATCATGTAGGTGAACCGTTCGGTCAGCGTGGCGCCGACGCCCAGGGCCTGCACCGCCGCGTTGGCGTTGTCGACCACATAGACGTAGCTGCCGTCGGCCCCGATGGTCAGCGTGCCGAAGAACCCGGCGACGCCGGTGCCCGTGGCGGCTGTGGTGCCGGTCTGGACCGGCAGGGCAACGCCGGAGATGCCGATGCCGGCCTCGATCAGCGAGACGCCCAGGATATCGCCGGCATCGACGTCGCTGTCGTTCGCCAGCACGTTGCCGGTCGGGTTCACGCCCGGCGTCGCATTGCCGTAGCCGCCGGCCTCCCGCGCGGTCGCCGTGTCGAAGACGATGGTCGGTGCGTCGTTCGAGCCCCTGATGACGATGGTCAGGGTCGCGGCGCTCTGGCCGCCGGCCGTGTTGGCGATCCGGTAGGCGAACAGGTCGCTCAGGGTCGTGGCGCTCGTCCTCAGCGCGTCGACCTCGGGGTCGGCGCTGTTCAGGGCATAGCTGTAGGAACCGTCGGCGCCGATGGTGAGCGTGCCGTAGCGGCCGGCGATCTGGGTTCCGCTTCCGACCGCCGTCTCGCTGACGGCGACGCTGCGCGCATGGGTGACCGTCAGGCTGCCGGTGCCGAGGGGCGTGCTGTCCGCCTGGCCGGCCAGCGGGGTGCCGGCCCCGGTCAGGACGTTGCCGGAGGCGGACGGGGCGATGGCCTCGGTGACCGAATTGGCGTCGGCCGCCGCGGTCGGGTCGTTCGTTCCGGAACCGAGCACGGTGATGCCGAGCGTCGCGCCGGCGGTCGCGCCGGCGGCGTCGCGCATCTGGTAGCGGAAGGAGTCGATCCCCGACTGGCCGGCGTTCAGGGTCGGGTTGTTGGCCGTCGGCGTGTAGGTGTAGCTGCCGTCGGCGTTGAGCTGCAGCGTGCCGTAGCGGCCGGTGACCGTGCTTCCCGCCGCAGCGGTGAAGGTCAGCGGGGTGCCGTTCAGCTTCTGGGCCTGCTGAAGGGTGATCTGGCTGACCGAGCCGTCGTTGGCGTACTGGACGCCGGTCACGGTGGTGCTGAACGCGACACCGTCGGCATCGGTGCCGGCAACGGTCATGCCCGCGGCCACCGCACCCGTGGCAGCGGTCAGCGAGGCGGTGGTGGAGGCCGTCACCGTCACGGTGGAGGACGAATAGGTCCCGGCATAGGTGTTGCCGCTGGCGATGAGCCGGATGCTGAGCGACCCGCCCTGCGGGATCTGGTACTGCGCCAGCGCCGACGGGTCGGACAGGATGATGCCGACGCTGCTGCCGCTGCCGGTGAACTGCAGGACGGTGACGTTGCCGCCCAGCCCGTTCACCAGCGTGGTGTAGGTGCCCGATCCGGGGACCGCCTCCACCTGGACGGCCGTCACGTTCTGGGCCCCTGCGTTGCGCAGGCTGTTCACGTTGCCGCCGAAGGTGGTGTTGAAGGTGGTGGTCGTGCCGCCGGCGACCGTCCCGGTGGCGCTCGCCACCAGCCCGCCGACCGTCTTCGTCTCGCCATGGCGGTCGGCGTCGGTGTCGTTGGCGAGCACGTTGCCCGTCGCCTTGAAGCCGGTGTTGTCGCTCACCCCGTAATTGCCGGAGCCGGCGATGGATTCCTTGGCGACGTTGCTGTCGTTCGCCGCCGCGGGGGCGTCGTTCTGTCCGCGGATCGTGATGACGAGCGTGCTGGTCGCCGTCAGGTTGCCGGGATCGGCGATGGTGTAGCTGAAGCTGTCGGTCAGGGTATCGCCGCTCTGGCGCAGCGCCTGGACCGCGGCCTTGCCGTTGTCGAGGGCGTAGCTGTACTGGCCGTTGGCCTGGATCGTCAGCGTGCCGTAGCGGCCGGCCACCATGAAGGGGCCGCTGCCGGCCGTCATCCCGGTCCCGGAGACCGCGATCACCGTCCGGCCGTCGCCGTCGGGATCGCTGTCGTTGGTCGCGACGTCGCCGGTGACGGTCGCCGTGTCCTCGGTGATCTGGTTGGTATCGGCGGCGGCGGCGGGGGCGTCGTTGACGTTGGCGACGTTGAACGTGATCCGGTTCGGCGTCGGGTCGAGGTTGATCCCGCCGTTCGCCGTGCCGCCGCTGTCGCGCACCTGGAAGGTGAAGCTGGCGTAGCTCGACCCGAAGCCGTCCGGTACCGGAGTGTAGCGCAGCTTCGCGATGTCGGCCGCCAGGATCTCCTGCCCCGCGGTGACCGCAACACCGTTCAGCGTGAGGGACCCAGAGCCGGCAGGGTCGTGATCACCACCGAGGCAAGGCCATCCGCCGGCGAGTCCTTGGGATCGCTGAAGCCGAAATCGGTGGCGGAGAAGGCGTAGGCGCTGTCCTCGTTCAGCGGGATCGTCCGGTCCGTGCCGGCCGGCGCGTCGTTGACCGGCGTGATGGCGATGGACAGCGTGGCGGTGGCGCTGCCGCCGTTGCCGTCGGATACCGTATAGGTGATGGCCGGCACCGGCCCGGCATGGTCGGCCGCGGGGGTGAAGCTGTAGCTGCCGTCGGCCGACAGGGTGAACTGGCCGACGCCGGCGATGGCGAAGGGCTGGCCCAGCGTGCCGGAGACGCCGCCGACCCTGAAGCCGGTGACGCTCAGCGCGTCGATGTCGGGATCGCTGTCGTTGGTCAGCAGGTTGCCGGTGCCCGCGCCGCCGTCTTCCAGCACCGTCAGGCTGTCGTTCGCCGGAGTGGGGTTGCGATTGGGGACGATCAGCGCGTTGATCGCGCTGTCGACGCGGTCCGAGGAGCTGCCGACGAACTTGTAGGTCCTGGCCACGCCGTTGATCGTCGTGGTGCCCGACGCCGCGATGCCGTCGAAATAGCTCTGGTCGACGACCAGGATGAAGGCGTTGTTGTCGCCCGGGTTGCGGTCGCCGTCCTGGTTGCCGTCCATGGTCGCAGTGGACATGGTGGTGAACTGCGGATCGTACCAGAAGTAGAATCCGCGGACGATGCCCTGGTCCTTGATCGGCCGGCTGACCCAGCCGTAGTAGTTGGTCGCGCCCATGGTGAGCTGCACGACCAGATCGTTGCCGGAAAAGTAGGTCGACGGGATCATGTCGGTGATCCGCGTCACCCCGATCGGCTCGTCGATGAAATAGTCGCGGTTCTGCTCCTTCTCCGCCAGCAGGCCGGTGCCGGTGTAGACCCGGTAGGCGTTGATGAAGCTGTAGGACGCCCGTTCCACGGCATAGGAGTTGCCATCGATGGACAGGACGGCGGAATCGTCCTCCACCGCCATGCGGGCGCGGTCGATCCCGTTGACCGGAAGATTCATCGCCGCGACCGAGAAGGCCTCGCCCTCGTCGCCCCGTGTGTCCGTCGCGGGATTCAGCGCCCGGTCGAAGGAATGGCCGTACTCCTCGACCAGGGTGCGGGTCAGCAGGTCGGCGTCTGTCTGCGCCCGCCACCAGTCGCTGTTGATGAAGATGGTCGGGCTGCCGTCGGGTCCGCTCGCCGCGAAGGCGGCATAGGCCCCGACATCCGGTCGGCTCCGACGAACCGGATGGCGACGCCGTAATCGCCGCTGGCGATGCGCTGCTGCAGCGCCTCGGCGCGCCCGGTCCACTCCGCCGAGGGCGCGTCCTGTCGGCCGTTGAAGGCGGTGAACAGTTTCGTCAGGCCATCCTGCCCCAGATAGTCCCGGATCACGTCCCTCGCCCGGTCGTCGATGGCGGCGAAGCCGGTGGCAGGCTCCGTATCCGCTGTTCCGGCCAGGGTGTCGCGGTCCGCGGCCGCGCTCTGCTCCTGGGGAGCGGCGTCCTTCTGCGCCACCTCCTCCGCCCGGATCATGGTTTCGGATGGACCCGTCGCGGCCGGCGCGGGTTGGGGAGGCTCGGGCTGGGGGATGGTGACGGTGACCGGCTCAACCGTCACCGGGTCGACATGAGCCTCCACCGTCCGGTCGGGATGCGGATCGGCCGCCGCCATCGCCGCCGCATCGACGATCGCCGCGCCGTCGAACATCATCCGGGGCTCGAGCCGGGAGGGCTGCGGCCCGCTGCGGCGAAGGGTGCGGCGATTGTTGGAAGACTGCTTCATGGTGACGTGCCCCCGATCACGGTCATTCGACCGGATTGCCTGTTGCGGCTTGTTTCAGTGGTTCAGTTCTGCGCCGGCGGCGTCAGCAGGATCTGCCCGCTCATCCCGGCGACCAGTTCCGGAAATCTGCCGTCGATCACGGCGACCGCCTTGACGGACTGGCTGACCGGATCGACCCGGGCGGCCGTGCGCAGCAGTCGGACGGGATAGTCGCGGCGCGTGTCGTCGATCCGCGCGACGAAGCCGTATCCCGGCTTGAACCAGGCGAGCCAGTGCGACGGCACGATGAACTCCAGCTCCAGCACGCTGTCGTCGATGATCTCCATCAGCGCCTGGCCGGGCTGGACGAACTGCTGATCGCTCGCCTTGTGCTCGACGATCCGGCCGTCGTAGGGCGCGGCGATCCGGCATTTCGACATCATCGTCTTCAGGTAGGTGACGTCGGCGCGGGCCTTTTGCACCTCGGCCTCGGCGTTGCGCACCTCCACCATGCCGGTGGCGTTCAGCTTCGACAGCTTGCGCTGGCCGTCCAGCGTGTTCTCCGCCCCGGCCCGCTGCGCCTGCGCCTTGTCGAGCTGGGCCGCCTGCAGCGCGCAGTCGAACTCGACCAGCGTCTCGCCGGCCCGGAAGGACTGGCCGTCCTTGAACGCGACACGCTTGATCCTGGCACCGATCTCCGCCGACAGGGTGGCGTGGCGCTGCGGCGTGAGCTGGGCCCGCATCTCCAGCGGGTTGAAGCCGGTCGCCGCCGCCTGCTGCCGGGCCTGCTGGGCCACCGCCGGGGCGGTGGCGGCCAGCGCGGCCAGGAGGACGGCACAGGCGAGGGCGGAGCGATGACGGATGGTCATGGCACGGGTCTCCGGCCGCTGCTGGGTCACAGCGTCTGTTGCAGGGACTTGCGGACCTGCTCCTTGAGCGTGTCCATCGGGATCTCGTCCAGGCTGCCGATCTCCGGCTCCTGGCCGAGCGAGGCCTGCACCCGGCTGATCGCCTCGTTCACCTTCGCCACCGCGTGGTAGAGGCGGATGGAGCTGAGGATGGCCGTCACCTTGGCGGACACCCGCTCCAGCGAGCCGCCCGTCTGGCTCTGCTCCTGGCTGCGCGCGATCGCCGCCAGCTCGTTGTCCACGTCGGAGATCGACACGGCACGCCGGTACTGCCGCAGGGCGTCGTCATACTGGTAGCGCGCCAGATGGACCTGCGAGAGCACCGCCATCTGCAGGGCCATCCGCTTGGCCTCCGCCGCCG
Above is a genomic segment from Azospirillum thermophilum containing:
- a CDS encoding efflux RND transporter periplasmic adaptor subunit, with product MTIRHRSALACAVLLAALAATAPAVAQQARQQAAATGFNPLEMRAQLTPQRHATLSAEIGARIKRVAFKDGQSFRAGETLVEFDCALQAAQLDKAQAQRAGAENTLDGQRKLSKLNATGMVEVRNAEAEVQKARADVTYLKTMMSKCRIAAPYDGRIVEHKASDQQFVQPGQALMEIIDDSVLELEFIVPSHWLAWFKPGYGFVARIDDTRRDYPVRLLRTAARVDPVSQSVKAVAVIDGRFPELVAGMSGQILLTPPAQN
- a CDS encoding HlyD family efflux transporter periplasmic adaptor subunit, yielding MTQGTETTMDAHVLASLLHLGRRARQAQDQAELRFVLVNETHGLAPYRQAALWIKGGGIAALSGVVSVEANAPYVQWLGGVCRHLEETGSAAAPRLLQADDLRQRDVAEWGDWLPSEALWLPLPAVGPSFPGGALLLARDDPWTGPEAALLAEWAEMWAAAYALRQGSRLGRLKALLGGGGRRRLSPPLLVLAALAVLAVVPVRLTVLAPAEIVPLDPFIVRSPLDGVIDHLTVVPNQRVRADEPLFEFDRTTIGNKLLVAEKTLETVRAEYRQRAQQALFDEASKAQLAVLRGQVAEKELEVEYLRKLDGRSIMAAPRDGVVLFDDPAEWIGRPVVTGERVMVVAVEGEVEVEAWLSPANAVDLEQGAPVTVYLNADPLSPVSAHLRSVAHEAARRPDGTYAYRVRATLAQAQAAARTGLKGTAKLEGEKVPLVYWVLRRPLADARAWLGV
- a CDS encoding cadherin-like domain-containing protein — encoded protein: MNLPVNGIDRARMAVEDDSAVLSIDGNSYAVERASYSFINAYRVYTGTGLLAEKEQNRDYFIDEPIGVTRITDMIPSTYFSGNDLVVQLTMGATNYYGWVSRPIKDQGIVRGFYFWYDPQFTTMSTATMDGNQDGDRNPGDNNAFILVVDQSYFDGIAASGTTTINGVARTYKFVGSSSDRVDSAINALIVPNRNPTPANDSLTVLEDGGAGTGNLLTNDSDPDIDALSVTGFRVGGVSGTLGQPFAIAGVGQFTLSADGSYSFTPAADHAGPVPAITYTVSDGNGGSATATLSIAITPVNDAPAGTDRTIPLNEDSAYAFSATDFGFSDPKDSPADGLASVVITTLPALGPSR
- a CDS encoding putative Ig domain-containing protein, translating into MTRQPAGSASRRASPASRSPCRRPTIPSRNRRRPSPWRSGNHRQRDHPRQRRGLGQPRRRCRGTTSDIAVTEGQQAVITVALTTSSSTAESYPLTLTGVTATPGPDFATGLVFSNGVTYDAATGKVTVPAGVTRFTVAVATVDDALVEQAETVTLSVAGVTATIAIVDNDVIADRDVPRPPAVEQAPAPAAAPAAVPVEVSVPVVAPSVPSPGFAPLVEPALTPYSPFSDAVLPTRFDGLSGRGLQHELRVDKPLPDVLMPAGVQTLRYVLPTDTFIHTDRSARVELSAVMEDGSKLPGWLVFDAKKGEFSGTPRPATRAT